The following are encoded together in the Capsulimonas corticalis genome:
- a CDS encoding prepilin-type N-terminal cleavage/methylation domain-containing protein — protein MSISTRRSQNGFTLIELLVVIAIIAILAVVLFPVFAKAREKARQTYCASNLKQIILALLQYEQDNDETTIPFQMVDPDWGVSQNYSQIRWWPALYPYIKSDAVLRCPSATNNGVVIGHYNQQAYVFNADIIRSTQVWGGTWNANGKISQVAAPASCVFLLEWESTNTPREISSGDFDWTMAHYKTDGGAQLQYQAMIRHTDGSNFGFVDGHVKWARPDQFSRDDNPLATDGKPYWFAPLREK, from the coding sequence ATGTCCATCTCTACCCGACGCAGTCAAAACGGCTTCACTCTTATTGAATTACTGGTTGTTATAGCTATTATAGCAATCCTTGCTGTTGTTCTATTTCCCGTCTTCGCCAAGGCCCGCGAAAAGGCCCGCCAGACTTACTGCGCATCTAATCTCAAGCAAATTATTCTTGCTCTGTTACAGTATGAGCAAGATAATGACGAGACAACCATTCCGTTCCAGATGGTTGATCCTGACTGGGGTGTCTCCCAGAATTACTCGCAGATTCGCTGGTGGCCTGCTCTATATCCATATATTAAGAGCGACGCCGTCCTGAGGTGCCCTTCCGCCACGAATAATGGCGTCGTCATCGGCCACTATAACCAGCAGGCTTATGTATTCAACGCCGATATCATTCGTAGCACACAGGTCTGGGGCGGCACATGGAACGCCAACGGCAAGATCTCGCAAGTAGCTGCGCCGGCAAGCTGCGTCTTTTTGCTGGAATGGGAGTCGACCAATACCCCACGCGAGATCAGTAGCGGCGACTTCGACTGGACCATGGCGCACTACAAGACCGATGGCGGCGCTCAGCTACAGTACCAAGCCATGATCCGTCACACCGACGGCTCCAACTTCGGCTTCGTGGACGGTCACGTGAAATGGGCTCGCCCCGATCAGTTCTCACGCGACGACAACCCCCTCGCTACCGACGGCAAGCCCTACTGGTTCGCCCCACTGCGAGAGAAGTAG
- a CDS encoding IS256 family transposase has translation MTYQNDCTLSEQFLDQLCGQGLDALPELIRIVLNNAMQLERQKFLGAAPHERTEQRTGYANGYKDKTLDLRVGRTVVQVPQTRDAQFSSGGSNFYPQSLEKGTRSERALKLALAEMYIQGVSTRKVAAITEQLCGFDVTSSAVSRATQELDAILQEWRERSLGEFAYLYLDARYESVHLSGLQRRAAVLIAIGVDLEGKRQVLGVSVAISEHEVHWRSFLQSLLARGLRGVRLVVSDAHEGIQAATRSVLGGVPWQRCRFHLQQNASKYVPKQDLKVPVAADIRAIFNAQDRMEAEALLKRTVQKYEKSAPKLADWMEQNLPEGMTVFAFPVSHRRLLRTTNGLERVNRELRRRTRVASIFPNEASCLRLVSALLMEISDDWQSDKAYLTFTNE, from the coding sequence ATGACCTACCAGAACGATTGTACTCTCTCGGAGCAGTTTTTGGATCAACTCTGCGGCCAAGGACTCGATGCCTTGCCCGAACTGATCCGCATCGTCCTCAATAACGCCATGCAGCTCGAACGGCAGAAGTTTCTGGGAGCCGCGCCCCATGAGCGAACCGAACAGCGCACAGGCTACGCCAACGGCTACAAAGACAAGACACTTGATCTGCGAGTGGGCCGCACGGTCGTGCAAGTCCCGCAGACGCGCGACGCTCAGTTCTCCTCTGGAGGCTCGAATTTCTATCCGCAAAGCCTGGAGAAAGGCACACGCTCCGAGCGGGCATTGAAGCTGGCTCTGGCCGAGATGTATATCCAGGGCGTCAGCACACGCAAGGTCGCGGCCATCACCGAGCAGCTTTGCGGCTTTGATGTCACCAGTTCCGCCGTCTCACGCGCCACGCAGGAACTCGACGCTATCCTCCAAGAATGGCGCGAACGTTCACTCGGTGAGTTTGCCTATCTCTATCTGGATGCCCGTTACGAAAGCGTTCACCTGAGTGGGTTGCAGCGAAGGGCCGCCGTGCTGATCGCCATCGGTGTGGACCTGGAAGGCAAGCGTCAGGTGTTGGGGGTCTCGGTGGCGATTTCCGAACATGAGGTGCATTGGCGCTCCTTTCTGCAAAGCTTGCTGGCGCGTGGTCTTCGGGGCGTGCGCCTGGTCGTTAGTGACGCCCATGAGGGCATTCAAGCGGCGACCCGCTCGGTTTTGGGCGGCGTCCCCTGGCAACGCTGCCGATTTCATTTACAGCAGAACGCCAGCAAATACGTCCCCAAGCAGGACCTCAAGGTTCCTGTGGCGGCGGATATTCGCGCGATTTTCAACGCGCAGGATCGCATGGAAGCAGAGGCATTGCTCAAACGAACCGTCCAGAAGTACGAGAAGAGCGCGCCCAAACTTGCCGATTGGATGGAGCAAAATCTGCCTGAAGGGATGACTGTGTTTGCCTTTCCCGTTTCGCACCGCCGCCTCTTGCGTACGACCAATGGTCTGGAGCGAGTGAACCGTGAACTGCGCCGCCGCACACGCGTGGCGAGCATCTTCCCGAACGAGGCGTCTTGCTTGCGTCTCGTATCCGCATTATTGATGGAGATTAGCGATGACTGGCAGAGCGACAAGGCTTATCTGACGTTCACGAACGAATAA
- a CDS encoding substrate-binding domain-containing protein translates to MKKVALATLMIEKRIAHADHVLTGMPGERQLAEELGMSRRTIRTAVQELVTRGVLIRHENGRLDVPAFEDEQCRTKVIGFATAAMASADIDLWREGVVGALEGQNVTIRPVAYSHWADPALQEALLHLDGVFLLVPAEKVPSWLTKKIVVNRLRVVILDQDESHAGLPSVTLFPPTAEDKLFDHLVKLGHQRIDCLNTQAEDAVIKGRIAAWREYLDLYNLPGQLRSLTMYKPLETAYRVVRDALKEGEPVASALFCTTGPAAMGAMRALHEAGLEIGVDVSVCAVNGEGLGQYLLRSLTELASPSRTFYLRHAAEWMIGKREWQGPLLIQPTDVQLFEGESTGPAPVLPFVTLGK, encoded by the coding sequence ATGAAGAAGGTTGCCCTTGCGACCCTAATGATTGAGAAGCGCATCGCTCATGCGGACCATGTGCTTACCGGTATGCCTGGAGAGAGGCAATTGGCTGAGGAACTTGGCATGAGCCGTCGCACGATTCGGACAGCCGTGCAGGAATTGGTCACTCGTGGAGTGCTCATCCGGCATGAGAATGGCCGTCTTGATGTGCCCGCTTTCGAGGATGAACAATGCCGGACGAAAGTCATCGGCTTCGCAACAGCAGCTATGGCGTCTGCGGATATCGATCTGTGGAGAGAGGGGGTTGTCGGAGCGCTTGAAGGGCAGAATGTTACTATTCGCCCTGTCGCGTACTCGCACTGGGCCGATCCGGCTTTACAGGAAGCACTGCTGCATCTCGATGGAGTGTTTTTGCTGGTCCCAGCCGAAAAGGTCCCGAGCTGGCTAACGAAAAAGATTGTCGTCAATAGATTGCGGGTGGTCATTTTGGATCAGGACGAAAGTCATGCTGGATTGCCCTCTGTAACATTGTTTCCACCCACAGCGGAGGACAAGCTGTTTGACCACCTTGTCAAGCTAGGGCATCAGCGGATCGACTGCTTGAATACACAGGCGGAGGACGCTGTAATAAAGGGACGTATCGCGGCGTGGCGAGAGTATCTAGATCTGTATAATCTGCCGGGCCAGCTTCGCTCTCTGACGATGTACAAACCCCTTGAGACGGCATATCGTGTCGTGCGGGACGCATTGAAAGAGGGAGAACCGGTCGCGTCCGCATTATTTTGCACTACCGGTCCCGCTGCGATGGGGGCCATGCGCGCCCTGCATGAGGCGGGCCTGGAAATCGGAGTTGATGTATCTGTGTGCGCGGTCAATGGCGAAGGACTGGGGCAATATCTGCTTCGTAGCCTCACCGAGCTGGCGTCGCCGTCACGCACATTCTATTTGCGTCACGCTGCTGAATGGATGATAGGAAAGCGAGAGTGGCAGGGGCCGTTGCTGATCCAGCCAACTGATGTTCAATTGTTCGAGGGCGAGTCAACCGGTCCCGCCCCTGTATTGCCTTTCGTAACACTGGGCAAATAG